The genomic window TCGGGGCTTGCGATGTCGCGAGCTATCGAAGACGGAACCGCCGTCGCACCGAGCGCATAGCGGGATGGCCGACGCGCTGCAAGACGCCGGGGCCGTACACGACCGGGCGTCCGCGGACCGTTTCGATGAGAGTCCATAGAGCGGCTTTCAGTGCTACGAACCATGGAAATCGAAATCGCAACCATTGGCGGCTACGAAGAAGTCGGACGGCAGATGACTGCCGTCCGCGCCGGCGACGACGTCGTCATCTTCGACATGGGTCTGAACCTCTCGCAGGTCCTGATCCACGATAACGTCGAAACCGAACGGATGCACAGCCTCGACCTGATCGACATGGGCGCTATCCCCGACGACCGGGTCATGAGCGACCTCGAGGGCGACGTGAAAGCCATCGTGCCGACTCACGGCCACCTCGACCACATCGGTGCTATCTCGAAGCTGGCCCACCGGTACAACGCACCGATCGTCGCGACACCGTTTACGATCGAACTGGTCAAACAGCAGATCGAGGGTGAGCAGAAGTTCGGCGTCGAGAACGATCTCGTCAAGATGGAAGCCGGCGAGACGATGGCGATCGGCGACTCCGGCGAGGTCGACCTCGAGTTCGTCAACGTCACCCACTCGATCATCGACGCGATCAACCCGGTCCTCCACACGCCCGAGGGTGCGGTCGTCTACGGGCTGGACAAACGGATGGACCATACGCCCGTCATCGGCGACCCGATCGATATGGAGCGGTTCCGCGAGATCGGTCGCGAGGGCGTCCTCTGTTACATCGAGGACTGTACCAACGCGAACAAGAAGGGCCGGACGCCCTCCGAGACGGTCGCTCGCGAACACCTCCGCGACGTCCTCTACAGCATCGAGGACTACGACGGCGGCATCGTCGCGACCACCTTCTCGAGTCACATCGCTCGCGTGAAGAGCCTCGTCGAATTCGCCGACGATATCGGCCGCCAGCCGGTCTTGCTCGGCCGCTCGATGGAGAAGTACTCCGGGACCGCCGAACGGCTCGACTTCGTCGACTTCCCCTCCGATCTGGGGATGTTCGGCCACCGCAAGTCCGTCGACCGCACGTTCAAGCGGATCATGAACGAGGGGAAAGAGAACTACCTGCCGATCGTCACCGGTCATCAGGGCGAACCCCGCGCGATGCTCACACGGATGGCCCGCGGCGAGACGCCGTACGAACTCGAGGAAGGCGACAAGGTCGTCTTCTCCGCTCGCGTCATTCCGGAACCGACCAACGAGGGCCAGCGCTATCAGGCCGAGAAACTGCTCGGCATGCAGGGCGCACGGGTCTACGACGACATCCACGTCTCCGGCCACCTCAATCAGGAGGGCCACTACGAGATGCTCGACGCGCTCCAGCCCGAGAACATCATCCCGGCCCACCAGGACATGAGCGGCTACTCCAGTTACGTCAACCTCTG from Natrinema versiforme includes these protein-coding regions:
- a CDS encoding ribonuclease J; translation: MEIEIATIGGYEEVGRQMTAVRAGDDVVIFDMGLNLSQVLIHDNVETERMHSLDLIDMGAIPDDRVMSDLEGDVKAIVPTHGHLDHIGAISKLAHRYNAPIVATPFTIELVKQQIEGEQKFGVENDLVKMEAGETMAIGDSGEVDLEFVNVTHSIIDAINPVLHTPEGAVVYGLDKRMDHTPVIGDPIDMERFREIGREGVLCYIEDCTNANKKGRTPSETVAREHLRDVLYSIEDYDGGIVATTFSSHIARVKSLVEFADDIGRQPVLLGRSMEKYSGTAERLDFVDFPSDLGMFGHRKSVDRTFKRIMNEGKENYLPIVTGHQGEPRAMLTRMARGETPYELEEGDKVVFSARVIPEPTNEGQRYQAEKLLGMQGARVYDDIHVSGHLNQEGHYEMLDALQPENIIPAHQDMSGYSSYVNLCESEGYKMGRDLHVTRNGNLIQLVD